In one Nocardioides sp. NBC_00368 genomic region, the following are encoded:
- the sigK gene encoding ECF RNA polymerase sigma factor SigK, with protein MRSLSSVPSGDPSPEGTGSPGLAGLLRRIARGDEAAFAALYDATSARVHGLVLRVVRDPAQAEEVTQETFLQVWRTASRYDESLGSAQSWLLTLAHRRAVDRVRSAESAGRNDTAYHGTTQTPPHDTTAEAVEASLEARRVHAALETLTAVQREALQLAYFGGYTHTEVASMLDLPIGTAKTRIRDGLIRLRDAMGVSR; from the coding sequence ATGAGATCGCTCAGCTCAGTTCCCTCCGGCGACCCGTCGCCGGAGGGAACCGGGTCGCCGGGCCTGGCCGGGCTGCTTCGCCGCATCGCCCGAGGCGACGAAGCAGCCTTCGCCGCCCTCTACGACGCGACCTCCGCCCGCGTGCACGGACTGGTGCTGCGGGTGGTGCGCGACCCGGCTCAGGCCGAGGAAGTCACTCAGGAGACGTTCCTCCAGGTGTGGCGTACGGCCAGCCGCTACGACGAGAGCCTGGGCAGTGCCCAGTCCTGGCTCCTGACGCTGGCCCATCGTCGCGCCGTCGACCGGGTCCGGTCCGCGGAGTCGGCCGGCCGCAACGACACGGCCTACCACGGGACCACCCAGACCCCACCCCACGACACGACTGCCGAAGCCGTGGAGGCCTCGTTGGAGGCTCGACGCGTCCACGCCGCACTCGAGACACTGACAGCTGTGCAGCGTGAGGCTCTACAGCTGGCGTACTTCGGTGGTTACACCCACACCGAGGTCGCCTCCATGCTTGACCTGCCGATAGGCACTGCAAAGACCCGTATCCGGGACGGACTGATCCGCTTGCGCGACGCGATGGGAGTGAGCCGATGA
- a CDS encoding anti-sigma factor, with the protein MTAHDIHALSGAYAVDALDDIERARFEEHLAVCADCRDEVASLRDSAWTLGSLTDTAPPPELRDRLLAGIKEIRPLPPETPAIHEDTAVQAEASSGGRRFGWRTFAAAAAVLAVVGTGTVAAVELIRDDDSSQTMTTAERVLSAKDATTVAVDLPGKARARVVRSVSENRAVLVTSGMPAAPTGKVYELWLQHDEVMVPAGLMPAGSDQTFVLEGDAADASAAGITVEPEGGSDEPTSAPIALFDFSQAT; encoded by the coding sequence ATGACCGCGCACGACATTCACGCCCTCTCCGGCGCCTACGCCGTCGACGCCCTCGACGACATCGAACGCGCTCGGTTCGAGGAGCATCTCGCCGTCTGCGCGGACTGCCGCGACGAGGTGGCCAGCCTGCGCGACAGTGCCTGGACGCTCGGCAGCCTGACCGACACCGCGCCTCCGCCCGAGTTGCGCGACCGGTTGCTCGCCGGCATCAAGGAGATCCGGCCGCTTCCGCCCGAGACCCCGGCGATCCACGAGGACACTGCCGTCCAGGCAGAGGCTTCGTCCGGCGGTCGCCGGTTCGGCTGGCGTACGTTCGCCGCCGCGGCTGCGGTGCTGGCCGTCGTCGGCACCGGTACGGTCGCCGCGGTCGAGCTGATCCGCGACGACGACTCCAGCCAGACCATGACGACCGCAGAGCGGGTACTGAGCGCCAAGGACGCGACGACCGTGGCCGTCGACCTGCCCGGCAAGGCCCGTGCCCGGGTGGTCCGCTCGGTCTCGGAGAACAGGGCGGTGCTGGTCACCTCCGGCATGCCGGCCGCGCCGACCGGCAAGGTCTACGAGCTGTGGCTCCAGCACGACGAGGTCATGGTGCCGGCCGGGCTGATGCCTGCCGGCAGCGACCAGACCTTCGTCCTCGAGGGCGACGCCGCGGATGCGAGCGCGGCCGGGATCACCGTCGAGCCCGAGGGAGGCTCCGACGAACCGACCTCGGCCCCGATCGCCCTGTTCGACTTCTCGCAGGCCACCTGA